One Onthophagus taurus isolate NC chromosome 11, IU_Otau_3.0, whole genome shotgun sequence genomic window carries:
- the LOC111418932 gene encoding histone H4, which translates to MTGRGKGGKGLGKGGAKRHRKVLRDNIQGITKPAIRRLARRGGVKRISGLIYEETRGVLKVFLENVIRDAVTYTEHAKRKTVTAMDVVYALKRQGRTLYGFGG; encoded by the coding sequence ATGACTGGCCGAGGAAAGGGAGGAAAAGGGCTTGGTAAAGGGGGTGCGAAACGTCATCGCAAAGTACTCCGTGACAACATCCAGGGCATTACTAAACCGGCCATCAGGCGTCTTGCTCGTCGCGGAGGCGTAAAACGAATTTCCGGATTAATTTATGAAGAAACCAGAGGAGTTCTAAAGGTATTTCTTGAGAATGTTATTCGCGACGCTGTCACCTATACGGAACATGCAAAGAGGAAAACCGTCACTGCTATGGACGTCGTTTACGCCCTTAAACGGCAAGGACGCACTCTCTACGGCTTTGGAGGCtaa
- the LOC111413854 gene encoding histone H3 — MARTKQTARKSTGGKAPRKQLATKAARKSAPATGGVKKPHRYRPGTVALREIRRYQKSTELLIRKLPFQRLVREIAQDFKTDLRFQSSAVMALQEASEAYLVGLFEDTNLCAIHAKRVTIMPKDIQLARRIRGERA; from the coding sequence atgGCGCGTACGAAGCAAACTGCACGTAAATCTACTGGCGGTAAAGCCCCTCGTAAACAATTGGCAACTAAAGCAGCTAGGAAAAGCGCTCCCGCTACTGGAGGTGTGAAGAAGCCACATCGTTACAGACCTGGAACCGTAGCTCTTCGAGAAATTCGTCGTTACCAAAAGAGCACTGAACTTTTGATTAGGAAGTTACCTTTCCAACGTTTGGTTAGAGAAATTGCCCAGGATTTCAAGACCGATTTGCGATTCCAAAGTAGCGCCGTGATGGCCTTGCAAGAAGCTAGCGAGGCTTACTTGGTAGGACTTTTTGAGGATACCAACTTATGCGCAATTCATGCAAAACGCGTCACCATTATGCCGAAGGACATTCAGCTCGCTAGACGTATTCGTGGCGAAAGAgcttaa